From one Henningerozyma blattae CBS 6284 chromosome 1, complete genome genomic stretch:
- the TBLA0A00360 gene encoding uncharacterized protein (similar to Saccharomyces cerevisiae YPL039W; ancestral locus Anc_8.487) codes for MIKNIESLEKSKVPYLNPISATTPNTDSGEESSVKDEINESPVDRKRRKADMLLITRFMIRKFLNGIYKKYKPILKNKENNFKFNVQLVSEFMENLMVRIKSTKVQFKRMCIIMVKFLECCLTETNYFQFLRNDIKKLIITSFILSIPNESSKNKSYKTPSSFSSISQKRDEDYKFYSQITGLTVSEINNCCSIVRPILIRESRLQYRFIKDKFRHQQQLQNDRLNYSNNFASIARDRLLNSNDNELKLTDLIDIIQNEENQNNESDIDTINEEERIIEELKNKNPGRNDNHGLVSLTSVFKLNHSKNRPKVNRKENKRNHEILTLPYENYSLNDLSVKIDDRETFINSTSLFNSQQGSSNDTRNVLINPSMLHRHHQHNHNHSSHSLTMDPKSLHDTSTVDATTLLQEQQIIHEAAEYNSDCASNDQDCNDSDIDINFNTEHIILQTELAQFNELGRALFEDTFPIDC; via the coding sequence atgataaaaaatatcgAATCCTTGGAAAAGAGTAAAGTTCCATATTTAAATCCTATATCTGCCACCACGCCAAACACAGATAGTGGGGAAGAGTCGAGTGTGAAAGATGAGATAAACGAAAGTCCAGTTGATAGAAAGAGACGCAAGGCAGATATGTTATTAATCACTCGTTTTATGATCCGTAAATTCTTGAACGGTATctataagaaatataaaccaattttgaaaaataaagaaaacaattttaagtTCAATGTGCAACTTGTAAGCGAATTTATGGAAAATTTAATGGTTAGAATAAAATCAACAAAGGTCCAATTCAAGAGGATGTGTATTATCATGGtcaaatttttagaatGTTGTTTGACTGAAACCAATTATTTCCAATTCCTAAGAAATgatataaagaaattaatcaTCACTAGTTTCATATTAAGTATACCTAATGAATCCTCCAAGAATAAGTCTTATAAAACTCCAAGTAGCTTTAGTAGTATCAGTCAAAAGAGAGATGAAGATTATAAGTTTTATTCCCAAATTACCGGATTGACAGTGAGTGAGATTAACAATTGTTGTTCTATTGTCAGACCAATCTTGATCAGAGAATCAAGATTACAATATAGGTTCATTAAGGATAAGTTCCGGCATCAACAACAATTGCAAAACGACCGGCTGAAttattccaataatttcGCTAGTATTGCTAGAGATCGTCTTTTAAATAGCAACgataatgaattgaagTTGACTGATTTGATTGATATCATTCAAAATGAAGagaatcaaaataatgagAGTGATATCGATacaattaatgaagaagaaagaatcattgaagaattgaaaaacaaaaaccCAGGTAGAAATGATAATCATGGGTTAGTCTCTTTAACTTctgtttttaaattaaaccACAGTAAAAACCGTCCTAAAGTGAATAGGaaggaaaataaaagaaaccATGAGATCTTGACCTTGCCAtatgaaaattattctttaaatgatttgaGTGTTAAGATTGACGATAGAGAAACGTTCATCAACAGTACTTCTCTATTCAATTCTCAACAAGGATCATCAAATGACACTCGCAATGTATTGATAAACCCCTCTATGCTCCATCGACATCATCAGcataatcataatcattCCAGCCATTCTCTAACAATGGACCCTAAATCTCTCCATGACACATCAACAGTCGACGCCACTACACTTCTCCAAGAACAACAAATTATACATGAAGCCGCAGAATACAACTCTGATTGTGCCAGCAACGATCAAGATTGTAACGACTCCGATATCGATATAAACTTCAATACTGAACATATTATCCTTCAGACAGAATTAGCCCAGTTCAATGAATTGGGCCGCGCGTTGTTTGAGGACACGTTCCCAATTGACTGCTAA
- the MRX11 gene encoding Mrx11p (similar to Saccharomyces cerevisiae YPL041C; ancestral locus Anc_8.489), whose translation MSNLIRIRQNTLSGCPFKVRSIPLRAEGCPLRAIFPRTSTINKFNSNNINKFNFNKLEKFNIHNVQPLIVDNLNLKCPVRHFDPTLSINIDTKLNQNPNYLLKLINKSKMLSSLNKIPKFHSYFIKLSEAGAISTVTSFLILHEISAIIPLLLIWYILYQFDFDPNHIENNTYMPDFVKNLLITCNNSMERFINKKFNNNNSTNLDTKKLILTGTLSYTIVKLSYPLRILFCLWASPFCGKYLLIPFNKLKSMKTNNYSTAGVSRLIKSS comes from the coding sequence ATGTCAAATCTTATCAGAATCAGGCAGAATACTTTATCAGGCTGTCCCTTTAAAGTGAGAAGCATACCATTAAGAGCTGAAGGTTGTCCTCTAAGAGCTATTTTCCCAAGAACTTCaactattaataaattcaattcaaataatattaataaatttaattttaataagttagaaaaatttaatattcacAATGTTCAACCTTTAATTGTGGacaatttgaatttaaaatgtcCCGTAAGACATTTTGATCCAACACTATCTATTAATATCGAcacaaaattaaatcaaaacccaaattatttattaaaattgattaataaatctaaaatGTTATCTAGTTTAAACAAAATTCCCAAATTCcattcttattttattaaattatctgaAGCAGGTGCTATCTCTACAGTgacttcatttttaatcttaCATGAAATATCAGCTATCATACCTTTACTTCTAATCTGGTATATCTTATATCAATTTGATTTCGATCCAAAtcatattgaaaataatacttaTATGCCAGATTTTGtgaaaaatcttttaattacttgtaataattctatggaaagatttattaataagaagtttaataataataattcaactAATTTagatacaaaaaaattaatattaacagGAACATTATCTTATACAATTGTTAAATTATCTTATCCATTAagaattttgttttgtcTTTGGGCTTCCCCATTTTGTGGgaaatatttgttaataccgtttaataaattgaaatcgATGAAAACCAACAATTATTCTACTGCCGGGGTTTCTagattaattaaatctagttga
- the VPS16 gene encoding tethering complex subunit VPS16 (similar to Saccharomyces cerevisiae VPS16 (YPL045W); ancestral locus Anc_8.493), whose translation MSIRNPSFNWEKLNNQFYRLRSINNDFQWPTNTTDFPSYQIYVSTTLVAIYSKLDNHIQILDHHSTPLFNLNTSIFGTVISLQFNHNNENLIIITNDSIHQIKNWTPLEYTSISLPLSLNDSIWDFKKNYFILKESQNIYFYNDIQNSIELIFTNKDQSSLSPNFVLFKKNHWQLNNEKIVLIDNSNDLKTSLKELNLLDKKFTTIKKLKNFPNLNWHNLILSNSTPNNLALFNANLNKLLILDHNYNELSQLNLNKLPNDIIWLNHNTIICSFINDDGGDNDLIKLYSIDNNNSNSINFYLNSNILAWHLEVDGLKIFTSNSIEFLSLVQNYTSNCFKIGSIEHSAILLDSLNILNTNAPKAIENLKIINLNLAILDCINSAKDEFDPFLQKKLLNAASFGKSSLSIKNFDSNLFIKACDIIKLLNQLNNLGIILTYNQFNSIGLENCIKKLIQRNKYYESFLIIKDLNFNSNFLNLNLEKFNHLINLIFKNWSINKIKNSKDLNDDEIFKILNQRLLIIEKNYFKDSNLSSLSMIEIAHAAYLEGRFNLTRNLSLLEKRPEYKIMELLELNDHQLALKESLITQSPQLILSLLLKLSKILSNVQLIKLIMLNISNENIYQYYNKENHEYLFDFYRQIDSFKDLSILIFIDSKKKDQLNVFLSQIKDLYSNSIDKKKYFINDLIKQENLFEYQTNLSSKLNFNFVNLTINETLKKLIELNQNNEINEFIRKFKINEKKFLHLKIQKLIELKNFNQLYQFITSFKKPPINYLIVYNYIKRSGNKLEASKYIKLMGANNGNNNNGKPISYDQMKQMYLDCKNYEELIYLCLKQKDIIGLKDLYKIIPPNQVEIRKLAHDTMALM comes from the coding sequence ATGTCCATTAGAAACCCAAGTTTTAATTGggaaaaattgaataacCAATTCTATAGATTAAGATCAATCAATAACGATTTTCAATGGCCTACTAATACTACTGATTTTCCATCCTATCAAATATATGTTTCCACTACTCTTGTAGCAATCTATTCTAAACTCGataatcatattcaaatattggATCATCATTCCACTCCTCTATTCAATTTAAACACTTCTATTTTCGGCACTGTAATCTCTTTACAAtttaatcataataatgaaaatttaataattattacaaatgaTTCCATTcatcaaattaaaaattggaCTCCTTTAGAATATacttcaatttcattacCTTTATCTTTAAACGATTCGATATGggattttaaaaaaaattatttcatcTTAAAAGAATcccaaaatatttatttctataaCGATATacaaaattcaattgaattaatatttacaaaCAAAGATCAATCTTCCCTCTCCccaaattttgttttatttaaaaaaaatcattggcaattaaataatgaaaaaatagtattaattgataattcaaatgatttgaaaacaAGTTTAAAGGAATTGAATTTActagataaaaaatttactacgattaaaaaattgaaaaatttcccaaatttgaattggcataatttaatactttcaaattcaactccaaataatttagctttatttaatgctaatttaaataaattattaatcctagatcataattataatgaattatcccaattaaatttaaacaagCTACCCAATGATATAATATGGTTAAATCATAATACAATAATTTGTTCTTTTATAAATGATGATGGTGGtgataatgatttaatcaaactttattcaatagacaataataatagcaattccattaatttttatttaaattcaaacatTTTAGCTTGGCATTTGGAAGTTGATGgcttaaaaatatttacaagtAATTCCATTGAATTCCTATCTCTAGTACAAAATTATACTtcaaattgttttaaaattggGTCCATTGAACATTCTgcaattttattagattctttaaacattttaaatactaATGCTCCCAAagcaattgaaaatttaaaaattattaatttaaatttagcCATATTAGATTGTATTAATTCTGCCAAAGATGAATTCGATCcatttttacaaaaaaaattattaaatgctGCATCATTTGGTAAATCttctttatcaattaaaaattttgattcaaatttattcataAAGGCATgtgatataataaaattattgaatcaattgaataatttaggtattatattaacttataatcaatttaattcaattggtTTAGAGAattgtattaaaaaattaattcaaaggaataaatattatgaatCCTTTTTAAtcattaaagatttaaattttaattcaaattttttaaatttaaatttagaaaaatttaatcatttaattaatttaatttttaaaaattggtcaataaataaaattaaaaattctaaagatttaaatgatgatgaaatttttaaaatcttaaaTCAAAGATTgttaattattgaaaaaaattattttaaagattcaaatttatcttcattatcaatgATTGAAATTGCACATGCTGCTTATTTAGAAGGTAGATTTAATTTAACAAgaaatttatctttattagaaaaaagaccagaatataaaattatggaattattagaattaaatgatcATCAATTGGCTTTAAAAGAATCTTTAATTACTCAATCTCcacaattaattttatcattattattaaaattatccaaaattttatcaaatgttcaattaattaaattaataatgttaaatatttcaaatgagaatatttatcaatactataataaagaaaatcaTGAATATCTGTTTGATTTTTATAGACAAATTGattcttttaaagatttatcaatattaatttttattgatagtaaaaaaaaagatcaattaaatgtatttttatcacaaattaaagatttatattcaaactcaattgataagaaaaaatattttattaatgatttgattaaacaagaaaatttatttgaatatcaaactaatttatcatctaaattaaattttaattttgttaatttaactattaatgaaactttgaaaaaattaattgaattaaatcaaaataatgaaattaatgaatttattagaaaatttaaaattaatgaaaaaaaatttcttcatttaaagattcagaaattaattgaattgaaaaattttaatcaattataCCAATTTATtacatcttttaaaaaaccaccaattaattatttaatcgTTTATAACTATATTAAACGTTCAggtaataaattagaagcatcaaaatatattaaattaatgggtgctaataatggtaataataataatggtaaacCTATTTCCTATGATCAAATGAAGCAAATGTACTTGGATTGTAAAAattatgaagaattaatttatttatgtctgaaacaaaaagatataattggtttaaaggatttatataaaattataccACCAAATCAAGTTgaaataagaaaattgGCTCATGATACGATGGCACTAATGTAG
- the ELC1 gene encoding elongin C (similar to Saccharomyces cerevisiae ELC1 (YPL046C); ancestral locus Anc_8.494) has translation MSDKEVILISKEGISHPVKYEVCTISSTIRKILQEKFQEGISFEIELKQFNDEIIKKVIEYMEYKYRGDEEEEEFEVATDMSLELLIAADYLDI, from the coding sequence ATGTCAGATAAAGAagttatattaatatctaaGGAAGGTATTTCACATCCAGTAAAATATGAAGTTTGTACAATCTCGTCTACTATTCGcaaaatattacaagaGAAATTCCAAGAGGGAATAAGCTTTgaaatagaattaaaacaatttaatgatgaaataataaagaaggTCATTGAATATATGGAATATAAGTATCGAggagatgaagaagaagaagagtTTGAAGTTGCTACCGATATGTCTTTAGAGTTATTGATTGCAGCAGattatttagatatataG
- the SGF11 gene encoding SAGA histone acetyltransferase complex subunit SGF11 (similar to Saccharomyces cerevisiae SGF11 (YPL047W); ancestral locus Anc_8.496), with protein MSTTTTMSTSAIANDLFDNLFSTYLQNIISLELNNQKIIQLRYQLANSEEIKLNANPSDNVYLSCKHCKRDVSSNRFAAHLQRCLSRGARR; from the coding sequence ATGTCTACCACCACAACAATGTCTACAAGCGCAATCGCCAACGATCTCTTCGATAATCTATTCTCCACCTATTTGCAAAATATCATCTCGTTGGAATtgaataatcaaaaaattatccaatTACGCTATCAATTGGCCAATTCGGAAGAGATAAAACTCAACGCAAACCCCTCCGATAATGTTTATTTGTCTTGTAAGCATTGTAAAAGGGACGTCTCATCAAATAGATTTGCTGCTCATTTGCAAAGGTGTTTGTCAAGGGGGGCTAGACGTTAG
- the CTA1 gene encoding catalase A (similar to Saccharomyces cerevisiae CTA1 (YDR256C); ancestral locus Anc_8.497), protein MSQDPTNSADVREDRVVTNGFGNPINEPFATQRVGNHGPLLLQDYNLVESLAHFARERIPERNPHAHGSGAFGEFEVTDDITDVCGSKMFEKIGKKTRLLVRFSTVGGEKGSADTVRDPRGFATKFYTEEGNLDWVYNNTPVFFIRDPSKFPHFIHTQKRNPQTNLKDADMFWDFLTTPENQVAIHQIMILFSDRGIPASYRNMNGYSGHTYKWSNKKGEWVYVQVHIKTDQGIKNLTAEEAAKISGENPDFCQQDLFENIEKGNFPSWTVYIQTMTAQQAKQVPFSVFDLTKVWPQKDFPLRRVGKMTLNENPKNFFAQVEEAAFAPSNTVPYQEPSADPVLQARVFSYADAQRYRLGTNYNQIPVNCPYASKSFAPFIRDGSMNVNGNLGSESNYLNNSSKYTFKETERPIQQHQEVWDGPAVPFHWATSPGEIDFKQATDLYQNVLSKQPGQQQHLAHNIGIHAVNARPDIQKRVIDWFTRVDPNLGKDIKAEIAKAASAKANPKL, encoded by the coding sequence ATGTCCCAAGACCCAACTAACTCGGCCGATGTCAGAGAAGACCGTGTCGTTACTAACGGTTTCGGTAACCCAATCAACGAACCCTTTGCCACCCAACGTGTCGGCAACCACGGTCCTTTGCTTTTGCAAGATTACAACTTGGTCGAAAGTTTGGCCCATTTCGCAAGAGAAAGAATTCCAGAAAGAAACCCACACGCCCATGGGTCCGGTGCCTTTGGGGAATTCGAAGTCACCGATGATATCACTGATGTCTGTGGCTCCAAGatgtttgaaaaaatcGGTAAGAAGACCAGATTGTTGGTGAGATTCTCCACCGTCGGTGGGGAAAAGGGCTCTGCTGACACTGTCAGAGACCCAAGAGGTTTCGCCACCAAGTTCTACACCGAAGAAGGTAACTTGGATTGGGTCTACAACAACACCCCAGTGTTCTTTATCAGAGACCCTTCCAAATTCCCTCATTTCATCCACACCCAGAAGAGAAACCCTCAAACCAATTTGAAAGATGCCGATATGTTCTGGGACTTCTTGACTACCCCAGAAAACCAGGTCGCCATCCACCAGATCATGATCTTGTTCTCCGACCGTGGTATCCCAGCCTCCTACAGAAACATGAACGGTTACTCCGGTCACACCTACAAGTGGTCCAACAAGAAAGGTGAATGGGTCTACGTCCAAGTCCATATCAAGACCGACCAAGGTATCAAGAATTTGACTGCTGAAGAAGCTGCCAAGATCTCTGGTGAAAACCCAGACTTCTGTCAACAAGATTTGTTCGAAAACATCGAGAAGGGTAACTTCCCTTCATGGACCGTCTACATCCAAACCATGACTGCCCAACAAGCCAAACAGGTCCCATTCTCCGTCTTCGACTTGACCAAGGTTTGGCCACAAAAGGATTTCCCATTGAGAAGAGTCGGTAAGATGACTTTGAATGAGAACCCAAAGAACTTCTTTGCTCAAGTCGAAGAAGCCGCCTTTGCCCCATCAAACACCGTTCCATACCAAGAACCTTCTGCCGACCCTGTCTTACAAGCCAGAGTCTTCTCCTATGCTGATGCTCAACGTTACAGATTGGGTACCAACTACAACCAAATCCCTGTCAATTGTCCATACGCTTCCAAATCATTCGCCCCATTCATCAGAGATGGTTCCATGAACGTCAACGGTAACTTGGGTTCCGAATCAAACTACTTGAACAACTCCAGCAAATACACTTTCAAGGAAACCGAAAGACCAATCCAACAACATCAAGAAGTTTGGGACGGTCCAGCTGTTCCATTCCATTGGGCCACTTCCCCAGGTGAAATCGATTTCAAACAAGCCACCGACTTGTACCAAAATGTCTTGTCCAAACAACCAGGTCAACAACAACATTTGGCTCACAATATCGGTATCCATGCTGTCAACGCTAGACcagatattcaaaaaagaGTTATCGATTGGTTCACCAGAGTCGATCCAAACTTGGGTAAGGATATCAAGGCTGAAATTGCAAAGGCTGCTTCTGCAAAGGCCAATCCAAAGTTGTAG
- the TBLA0A00420 gene encoding uncharacterized protein: MAQPYALYNLKHSLPNTDTSAAFVGDSPVSQLTKTGNAAGAKREPCRSSPAPAAPMIPECPSIVDCSCSALTPRVVCTLFPKLPSLVPLFLAVRPSQNKFPFPSCLATLTVSNTDCSTLISSISRPTFSVPLSSQPPTSHNQAQTIRPGPCRSYKSVYIAILLYCYITLQYCNTAILQYYNTAILQHCNISTLQHWSLLHINTQARSIQISDSSFSLSPPLLNETTNKSFSLLSQVLLQKQVQIQ; this comes from the coding sequence ATGGCGCAGCCGTATGCATTGTATAACCTCAAACATTCCCTGCCGAACACCGATACTTCCGCCGCCTTTGTTGGCGACTCGCCTGTGTCCCAGCTGACTAAAACTGGCAACGCAGCAGGCGCGAAGCGCGAACCTTGCCGGTCGTCCCCAGCTCCAGCTGCCCCGATGATTCCCGAGTGCCCGTCGATTGTCGATTGTTCTTGCTCCGCTTTAACTCCGCGGGTCGTATGCACGCTATTCCCGAAACTTCCGTCCCTTGTCCCCTTGTTTTTGGCCGTGCGCCCCTCCCAAAATAAATTCCCCTTCCCTTCCTGTCTCGCCACTCTCACCGTGTCTAACACAGATTGCTCTACGCTTATCTCCTCTATCTCCCGGCCCACATTCTCGGTGCCCCTGTCTAGCCAGCCGCCAACATCGCACAATCAAGCTCAAACAATCAGGCCAGGCCCATGCAGATCATACAAATCAGTCTATATTGCTATATTGCTATATTGCTATATTACACTGCAATACTGCAATACTGCAATATTACAATATTACAACACTGCAATATTACAACACTGCAACATTTCAACACTGCAACATTGGTCACTACTCCATATAAATACCCAAGCAAGATCCATCCAGATATCCGACTCATCGTTCTCTCTCTCTCCCCCTTTACTCAATGAAACTACCAACAAATCCTTTAGCTTATTGTCTCAAGTACTCCTTCAAAAACAAGTACAAATACAATAA
- the CAM1 gene encoding translation elongation factor EF1B gamma (similar to Saccharomyces cerevisiae CAM1 (YPL048W); ancestral locus Anc_8.498) — translation MSKGTLYANFRIRTWVPRALVRTLELPVTVVEPEKDAATFAQKFPLKKVPTFIDSEGRVLTESMAINYYLVRLCKDTAKQDQLLGKNDNPFEQSQIVQWQSLANSDLLMEMLNAFGPLRGDRPYDKNAVETAKQKVDQIVAVFETRLSQHQYLVGGRLTLADLVACATMTRGFNYLFGREWRAAHPDLVRWFELVKASEILKEEYKGFEYIEECLEAPRS, via the coding sequence ATGTCAAAAGGTACTCTGTATGCCAACTTCCGCATAAGAACCTGGGTCCCACGTGCACTGGTCCGTACGCTAGAACTGCCAGTCACAGTCGTCGAGCCAGAGAAAGATGCAGCCACCTTTGCTCAAAAGTTCCCCTTAAAGAAAGTCCCCACCTTCATAGACAGCGAAGGCCGTGTTTTGACCGAGTCCATGGCCATCAACTACTACCTGGTTCGCCTGTGCAAGGACACTGCGAAACAAGATCAACTGTTGGGTAAGAACGACAATCCCTTTGAACAAAGTCAAATTGTCCAATGGCAATCGTTGGCCAACAGTGACTTGCTGATGGAAATGCTCAATGCGTTTGGACCATTACGTGGCGACAGGCCATACGACAAGAATGCTGTCGAGACTGCCAAGCAAAAAGTGGACCAGATCGTGGCCGTGTTCGAGACCCGGCTGAGTCAGCACCAGTACCTTGTAGGTGGCCGGCTGACTTTGGCAGACCTGGTGGCCTGCGCAACCATGACCCGTGGGTTCAATTATCTGTTTGGCAGAGAGTGGCGTGCAGCCCATCCAGACCTGGTCCGCTGGTTCGAGCTTGTCAAGGCGAGCGAGATTCTGAAGGAGGAATACAAGGGCTTTGAGTATATCGAAGAATGCTTGGAAGCGCCACGTTCGTAA
- the DIG1 gene encoding Dig1p (similar to Saccharomyces cerevisiae DIG2 (YDR480W) and DIG1 (YPL049C); ancestral locus Anc_8.499), translating to MDNNITSTIPNNIATKPLSKDNEVKSANKSPISPSSTESKFDFISDLKSNLTAASIAKPNSIINTKLDQVAYSNSISPTNIMMSTEKDTISHDKDSIHSSSSSSSSSVIDKEPTSMEPNKIASSIELTTDSETTNRPDTITTSASKRSIEMEKIGMLCVSPGLQLNKMNNKMLSTLKLSESIEKNQKLTISRLSPTTTTGMIIPSNSSLNSTPTNTSNNSSSTTSPDTDKLSTKNNNNGKKRKNSMDYLSNHEGVYLINKSSVPTSTAATPVTVTSINSSSSSTSTASSSSSSFKRSLKRKKIPSPLNLNNNSNMHPFHMNNNPTTMPNPMDYPRSAPPNTTIHNINPNLNKINLKKPRVQYMGREEHRQMMNIPRFPSQQYNNPYSPRNINYRMKPPYPYSFQSSYSDFIPVQTGSPSVCYNNNQMMQQQLQQQQQQQQQQSHNMYMQLSYPNMYYNQLPTALAANNYSKTAMTPFTTNYHPHTPQSFYHNRYPAFKQHKNTVISQVQNSKSQSVSNKYNGNIKNTNDGSRNNSSNTTSSNTNNSSNNDDNDEDEDPQLALEDDDMGKDDETSYNNSTTQKQTLKKNYLQTSSTENSSSNTYNRDNNLEITANNLNFGEIHINGDIFSFQFLKNSASNNTKKPSSNKNNTGNVGLKNNALDKKMFMSICDKIWDESLVLNKKR from the coding sequence atggACAACAATATTACTTCGACAATTCCTAATAATATCGCTACTAAACCTCTTTCGAAAGATAATGAAGTTAAATCTGCCAATAAGAGTCCAATTTCTCCTTCATCAACCGAGTCAAagtttgattttatttccGATCTTAAGTCTAATCTTACTGCCGCTTCTATTGCCAAACCTAATTCGATTATTAATACCAAACTTGATCAAGTTGCATATTCCAATTCTATTTCACCTACTAATATAATGATGTCTACAGAAAAAGACACTATTTCTCACGATAAAGATTCAATCCATTCTTCATcctcatcttcttcttcttcagtaATTGATAAAGAACCTACTTCGATGGAACCAAATAAGATTGCTTCTTCCATTGAACTAACCACAGATTCTGAAACAACAAACAGACCTGATACAATTACAACTTCTGCTTCCAAACGTTCAATTGAAATGGAGAAAATTGGAATGTTATGTGTTTCTCCCGGtttacaattaaataagatgaataataaaatgttatcgactttaaaattatcagaATCTATcgaaaaaaatcaaaaattaacaatCTCAAGATTATCTCCAACCACTACTACTGGTATGATTATTCCTTCTAATTCAAGTCTTAATTCAACTCCTACAAATACCTCCAATAATAGTAGTTCTACAACATCTCCTGATACTGACAAACTTTCTactaaaaacaataataatggtaaaaaGAGGAAAAATTCAATGGATTATTTGTCAAATCATGAAGGTGTTTATTTGATTAACAAATCCTCTGTACCAACTTCAACTGCTGCAACACCAGTTACTGTAACATCAATTAactcatcatcttcatccaCATCTACtgcatcatcttcatcttcttcatttaaaagatCTTTAAAGAGGAAAAAAATCCCATCTcctttgaatttaaataataattcaaatatgcATCCTTTCCACatgaataataatccaACTACAATGCCTAATCCCATGGATTATCCTAGAAGTGCGCCTCCTAACACAACAATACATAATATTAAtccaaatttaaacaaaattaatttgaagaaaCCTCGAGTACAATATATGGGGCGTGAAGAGCATCGTCAAATGATGAACATTCCTAGATTCCCATCTcaacaatataataatcCTTATTCACCAcgtaatattaattatagaATGAAACCACCATATCCTTATTCTTTTCAATCTTCATATTCTGACTTTATACCTGTACAAACTGGATCCCCATCTGTTTgctataataataatcaaatgATGCAACAACAATtgcaacaacaacaacaacaacaacaacaacagtCGCATAATATGTATATGCAACTATCATACCCAAATATGTATTATAATCAACTACCTACTGCTTTGGCAgctaataattattcaaaaacaGCAATGACCCCATTTACAACCAATTATCATCCTCATACTCCGCAGTCCTTTTATCATAATAGATATCCAGCATTCAAACAACATAAAAATACTGTCATCTCGCAAGttcaaaattcaaaatcgCAATCAGTAAGTAATAAATACAATGgcaatatcaaaaatacCAATGATGGTAGtagaaataatagtagtaaCACTACTAGTAGTAACActaataatagtagtaataatgatgataatgatgaggATGAAGATCCTCAGTTGGCTTTAGAAGATGACGATATGGgaaaagatgatgaaacttcatataataattctaccactcaaaaacaaacattaaagaaaaattatttgcaaACAAGTAGTACTGAAAATTCAAGTTCAAATACGTATAATCGTGATAATAATCTTGAAATTACtgcaaataatttaaattttggtGAAATTCATATAAATGGTGATATATTTAGCttccaatttttaaaaaattcagcgtctaataatactaaaaaaCCATCGTCTAACAAGAATAATACTGGCAATGTTggattgaaaaataatgctTTAGATAAGAAAATGTTTATGAGCATATGTGATAAAATTTGGGATGAGTCATTGgtattaaacaaaaagagATAG